A genomic stretch from Rhineura floridana isolate rRhiFlo1 chromosome 18, rRhiFlo1.hap2, whole genome shotgun sequence includes:
- the DDOST gene encoding dolichyl-diphosphooligosaccharide--protein glycosyltransferase 48 kDa subunit yields MAAACGSVPVSRWRVAALLVAAALLGLARDAAAEGGGSRTLVLLENMNLKDTHSLFMRSLADRGFDLTFRTADDPGLSLIKYGEFLYDNLIIFSPSVEDFGGNINVETIAAFIDGGGSVLVAASSDIGDPLRELGSECGIEFDEEKTAVIDHHNYDVSDLGQHTLIVADAENLLKAPTIVGKRPLNPILFRGVGMVADPDNSLVLDILTGSSTSYSFFPDKPITQYPHAVGKNTLLIAGLQARNNARVVFSGSLDFFSDAFFNSAVQKTTPGSQRYSQTGNYELAMALSRWVFKEEGVLRVGEVSHHRVGETTPPSAYTVTDLVEYSIVIEKLSDGKWVPFDGDDIQLEFVRIDPFVRTFLKRNGGKYSVQFKLPDVYGVFQFKVDYNRLGYTHLYSSTQVSVRPLQHTQYERFIPSAYPYYASAFSMMVGLFLFSIVFLHMKEKEKSD; encoded by the exons ATGGCGGCTGCGTGTGGCTCTGTCCCGGTGTCCCGGTGGAGGGTGGCGGCTTTGCTGGTGGCGGCGGCCCTTCTGGGCCTGGCCCGGGACGCGGCGGCGGAGGGAGGCGGTTCTCGGACGCTGGTGCTGCTGGAGAATATGAACCTGAAGGACACCCACTCGCTCTTCATGCGCAGCCTGGCAG ATAGGGGCTTTGATCTCACCTTCAGGACTGCTGATGACCCTGGCTTGTCTCTCATTAAATATGGAGAGTTCCTGTATGACAACCTGATCATATTTTCTCCATCTGTAGAAG ATTTTGGAGGCAACATCAATGTGGAAACTATCGCTGCTTTCATCGATGGGGGTGGAAGCGTCCTTGTGGCCGCCAGCTCAGATATTG GTGACCCCCTCCGAGAGCTGGGAAGTGAATGTGGGATAGAATTTGATGAGGAGAAGACGGCTGTCATTGACCATCATAACTATGATGTTTCTGATCTTGGCCAG CACACCCTCATTGTGGCGGATGCGGAGAATCTCCTGAAGGCCCCGACTATTGTGGGGAAGAGGCCACTGAACCCCATCCTCTTCCGGGGCGTTGG GATGGTGGCAGATCCAGACAACTCTCTGGTTCTGGATATCCTGACTGGCTCCTCAACCTCTTATTCGTTCTTTCCTGACAAACCCATTACACAG TACCCTCATGCCGTTGGGAAGAACACTCTCCTGATTGCTGGTCTCCAGGCCCGGAACAACGCCCGCGTTGTCTTCAGCGGCTCCCTGGATTTCTTCAGTGATGCCTTCTTCAACTCTGCTGTGCAGAAAACAACACCTGGCTCCCAGAG GTACTCCCAGACTGGGAACTACGAGCTGGCCATGGCCTTGTCCCGTTGGGTGTTCAAGGAGGAGGGCGTCCTGCGTGTGGGAGAGGTGTCTCACCACCGTGTGGGTGAGACAACGCCGCCTAGTGCCTACACCGTCACTGACCTAGTG GAGTACAGCATCGTAATTGAAAAGCTCTCTGATGGGAAGTGGGTCCCCTTCGACGGTGACGATATTCAGCTTGAATTTGTCCGCATTGACCCGTTTGTGAGGACTTTCCTCAAGAGGAATG GAGGCAAGTACAGTGTCCAGTTCAAACTGCCCGACGTCTATGGAGTCTTCCAGTTCAAAGTGGATTACAATCGGCTGGGCTACACACACCTGTACTCCTCTACGCAG GTGTCTGTGCGCCCCCTCCAGCACACGCAGTATGAGCGCTTCATCCCCTCAGCTTATCCGTACTATGCCAGCGCCTTCTCCATGATGGTCGGCCTCTTCCTCTTCAGCATCGTATTCCTGCACATGAAAGAGAAGGAGAAATCGGACTGA
- the DDI2 gene encoding protein DDI1 homolog 2 isoform X2 yields MLLTVFCLRRDRTELTFSLQVDADFELQNFRALCELESGIPAAESQIVYAERPLTDNDRSLASYGLKDGDVVILQQVENADVQPPVPFPGLPRIDFSSITVPGTSAQTPQLPPLPPPQQPAQHPRPSPPDLPSSPQGLDNPALLRDMLMANPHELSLLKERNPPLAEALLSGDLEKFTRVLVEQQQDRARREQERIRLFSADPFDLEAQAKIEEDIRQQNIEENMTIAMEEAPESFGQVVMLYINCKVNGHPVKAFVDSGAQMTIMSQACAERCNIMRLVDRRWAGIAKGVGTQKIIGRVHLAQVQIEGDFLPCSFSILEEQPMDMLLGLDMLKRHQCSIDLKKNVLVIGTTGSQTTFLPEGELPECARLAYGAGREDVRPEEIADQELAEAIQKSVDESERQKP; encoded by the exons ATGCTGCTGACGGTGTTCTGCCTGCGGCGCGACCGCACCGAGCTCACTTTCTCGCTCCAGGTGGACGCCGACTTCGAGCTCCAGAACTTCCGCGCCCTCTGCGAGCTCGAGTCCGGCATCCCCGCCGCCGAGAGCCAG ATTGTCTATGCAGAGCGGCCCTTGACTGACAACGACCGGTCATTGGCTTCTTACGGCTTGAAAGACGGAGACGTGGTGATACTGCAGCAAGTGGAGAATGCGGACGTCCAGCCTCCGGTCCCGTTTCCCG GTTTGCCCAGGATAGACTTCAGCAGCATCACGGTACCTGGGACTTCTGCCCAGACTCCCCAGTtgccgccgctgccaccaccacagcAGCCCGCACAGCACCCACGCCCATCTCCTCCcgacctcccctcctcccctcaggGCTTGGATAACCCGGCGCTCTTGCGGGACATGTTGATGGCCAACCCACACGAGCTCTCCCTACTGAAGGAGCGTAACCCACCCCTGGCAGAGGCTCTGCTCAGTGGAGATCTTG AGAAGTTTACTCGGGTGCTTGTAGAGCAGCAGCAGGATCGAGCCCGCCGAGAGCAGGAAAGGATCCGTCTGTTCTCTGCCGACCCTTTTGATCTTGAGGCTCAGGCCAAGATCGAGGAGGACATAAG GCAGCAAAACATTGAAGAGAACATGACGATCGCTATGGAGGAGGCCCCCGAGAGCTTTGGGCAAGTGGTGATGCTTTATATCAACTGCAAGGTCAACGGCCACCCGGTGAAAGCCTTTGTTGACTCAG GTGCGCAGATGACCATTATGAGCCAAGCGTGCGCAGAGAGGTGCAACATCATGCGGCTGGTGGACCGGCGGTGGGCAGGCATCGCGAAAGGCGTGGGGACCCAGAAGATCATTGGCAGAGTCCACCTGG CTCAGGTTCAGATTGAAGGGGATTTCCTGCCTTGTTCGTTCTCCATCCTGGAGGAGCAGCCCATGGATATGCTTCTAGGACTGGATATGTTGAAGAGGCACCAG tgTTCTATAGATCTCAAGAAGAATGTCCTGGTGATTGGCACCACTGGCTCTCAGACGACCTTCCTGCCGGAGGGGGAGCTTCCCGAGTGTGCGAGGCTGGCTTATGGGGCTGGGCGGGAGGACGTGAGGCCCGAAGAGATTGCAGACCAGGAGCTGGCAGAAGCCATACAGAAGTCTGTCGACGAATCAG AGCGCCAGAAGCCTTGA
- the DDI2 gene encoding protein DDI1 homolog 2 isoform X1, translating into MLLTVFCLRRDRTELTFSLQVDADFELQNFRALCELESGIPAAESQIVYAERPLTDNDRSLASYGLKDGDVVILQQVENADVQPPVPFPGLPRIDFSSITVPGTSAQTPQLPPLPPPQQPAQHPRPSPPDLPSSPQGLDNPALLRDMLMANPHELSLLKERNPPLAEALLSGDLEKFTRVLVEQQQDRARREQERIRLFSADPFDLEAQAKIEEDIRQQNIEENMTIAMEEAPESFGQVVMLYINCKVNGHPVKAFVDSGAQMTIMSQACAERCNIMRLVDRRWAGIAKGVGTQKIIGRVHLAQVQIEGDFLPCSFSILEEQPMDMLLGLDMLKRHQCSIDLKKNVLVIGTTGSQTTFLPEGELPECARLAYGAGREDVRPEEIADQELAEAIQKSVDESENSDKETTSLEMSSLPTSDGMKCPVRFTEIGPEASDLTSRSLDRSVSVPSACSLEGSQAETLNRRVVKPMESLLECPKTLESKEPSPSPPNHAATANFDASPAEATRTGSCPSPVISSQNTFEEPVACSSLQKSSAKDYTLGLPPPVEVVGGSGLSCACRWTKDLDVPFPSEQLEREQMHELHLDFMACEKSGNEQVLLDEQKEPNDQEHLCTMAVSPSLADGEQSRDDFLSGGTRASEGEGRRPDCVPCKHPDMGVAEEAAIDPSNQQSLGLAAVDSDCSMMEVEWSKRIGSPSASDLTEPRSTSFESLGISAPLSGGQLTDQTEDPCVSLSSALKELHQLLAVSCKGDLNVSWQEDVNQPAAVPEEQTAHQETFQVEHECTHLDSQDVELSFPESVGMTLFEAGTTTIEVQEAHRLAATSEQGALMIQDSSTLSSCLSLSQSAAPTQLHCGERSEILPLHLSSGQVLRGEALDQGNPLVQSSPITGQDASLSSISFPEETGTADISDADAPRLPNESAELSLPLPETFPVVTAPWPPVFPAADVDQIVGAGFTPQEAGEALRHASGNADLALLILLAKNIVVPT; encoded by the exons ATGCTGCTGACGGTGTTCTGCCTGCGGCGCGACCGCACCGAGCTCACTTTCTCGCTCCAGGTGGACGCCGACTTCGAGCTCCAGAACTTCCGCGCCCTCTGCGAGCTCGAGTCCGGCATCCCCGCCGCCGAGAGCCAG ATTGTCTATGCAGAGCGGCCCTTGACTGACAACGACCGGTCATTGGCTTCTTACGGCTTGAAAGACGGAGACGTGGTGATACTGCAGCAAGTGGAGAATGCGGACGTCCAGCCTCCGGTCCCGTTTCCCG GTTTGCCCAGGATAGACTTCAGCAGCATCACGGTACCTGGGACTTCTGCCCAGACTCCCCAGTtgccgccgctgccaccaccacagcAGCCCGCACAGCACCCACGCCCATCTCCTCCcgacctcccctcctcccctcaggGCTTGGATAACCCGGCGCTCTTGCGGGACATGTTGATGGCCAACCCACACGAGCTCTCCCTACTGAAGGAGCGTAACCCACCCCTGGCAGAGGCTCTGCTCAGTGGAGATCTTG AGAAGTTTACTCGGGTGCTTGTAGAGCAGCAGCAGGATCGAGCCCGCCGAGAGCAGGAAAGGATCCGTCTGTTCTCTGCCGACCCTTTTGATCTTGAGGCTCAGGCCAAGATCGAGGAGGACATAAG GCAGCAAAACATTGAAGAGAACATGACGATCGCTATGGAGGAGGCCCCCGAGAGCTTTGGGCAAGTGGTGATGCTTTATATCAACTGCAAGGTCAACGGCCACCCGGTGAAAGCCTTTGTTGACTCAG GTGCGCAGATGACCATTATGAGCCAAGCGTGCGCAGAGAGGTGCAACATCATGCGGCTGGTGGACCGGCGGTGGGCAGGCATCGCGAAAGGCGTGGGGACCCAGAAGATCATTGGCAGAGTCCACCTGG CTCAGGTTCAGATTGAAGGGGATTTCCTGCCTTGTTCGTTCTCCATCCTGGAGGAGCAGCCCATGGATATGCTTCTAGGACTGGATATGTTGAAGAGGCACCAG tgTTCTATAGATCTCAAGAAGAATGTCCTGGTGATTGGCACCACTGGCTCTCAGACGACCTTCCTGCCGGAGGGGGAGCTTCCCGAGTGTGCGAGGCTGGCTTATGGGGCTGGGCGGGAGGACGTGAGGCCCGAAGAGATTGCAGACCAGGAGCTGGCAGAAGCCATACAGAAGTCTGTCGACGAATCAG AGAATAGTGACAAAGAAACTACCTCACTAGAAATGTCATCGTTACCAACTTCTGATGGAATGAAATGTCCAGTCCGTTTTACAGAGATCGGTCCGGAGGCCAGTGACCTTACAAGCCGATCACTTGATCGCTCGGTCTCTGTGCCTTCAGCTTGCTCCCTTGAGGGCAGTCAGGCTGAGACTCTTAATCGTAGAGTGGTAAAGCCCATGGAATCTCTTCTTGAATGCCCCAAAACTTTAGAAAGCAAAGAGCCGTCTCCGTCCCCACCAAATCACGCTGCTACTGCCAATTTCGATGCTTCTCCAGCTGAAGCAACTCGAACGGGATCCTGTCCTAGTCCAGTTATTAGTTCGCAGAACACCTTTGAAGAGCCAGTTGCTTGTAGCAGTCTGCAGAAGTCTAGTGCTAAAGATTATACCCTTGGCTTGCCTCCTCCTGTCGAAGTAGTGGGAGGAAGTGGCCTGTCCTGTGCTTGTAGATGGACAAAAGATCTGGATGTACCTTTCCCTTCAGAGCAGCTGGAACGGGAACAAATGCATGAGCTTCATTTAGATTTCATGGCATGCGAAAAATCTGGAAATGAACAGGTCCTTCTGGATGAACAGAAGGAGCCAAATGACCAGGAGCATCTCTGTACAATGGCAGTTTCCCCATCTCTTGCAGATGGAGAGCAGAGCCGTGATGACTTCCTCTCTGGGGGAACAagagcctcagaaggggagggaaggaggccaGACTGTGTGCCATGCAAGCACCCTGACATGGGAGTTGCTGAGGAGGCTGCCATCGACCCTTCAAATCAACAAAGCCTTGGGCTGGCTGCTGTAGACTCAGACTGCTCCATGATGGAGGTGGAATGGTCCAAGCGTATTGGCTCTCCTTCTGCCAGTGATTTGACGGAGCCCAGAAGTACATCTTTTGAATCACTGGGCATTTCTGCTCCCCTTTCTGGTGGCCAGTTAACAGACCAGACAGAAGatccctgtgtctctctctcctctgcctTAAAAGAGCTTCATCAGCTTCTGGCGGTCAGTTGTAAAGGGGACTTAAATGTATCTTGGCAGGAAGACGTCAACCAGCCAGCGGCTGTCCCTGAAGAGCAAACTGCACATCAGGAGACCTTTCAAGTGGAACACGAATGTACACATCTCGACAGCCAGGATGTGGAACTCTCCTTTCCTGAAAGTGTGGGGATGACGCTGTTTGAGGCCGGGACCACGACCATTGAAGTGCAGGAGGCACATAGATTAGCAGCGACATCCGAGCAGGGGGCTCTAATGATTCAAGATTCTTCCACTTTGAGCAGCTGCCTCTCCCTGAGCCAGTCGGCAGCTCCCACTCAGCTTCACTGTGGTGAACGCTCTGAAATTCTGCCTCTGCATTTATCCTCTGGCCAAGTTCTACGTGGCGAAGCTTTGGATCAGGGCAATCCTCTTGTCCAGTCCAGCCCCATAACAGGCCAAGATGCATCTTTGAGCTCTATTTCTTTCCCAGAAGAGACTGGAACAGCGGACATCTCAGATGCAGATGCACCAAGGCTACCCAATGAATCGGCTGAGCTGTCActgcctctgcctgagaccttccCAGTTGTGACAGCCCCCTGGCCCCCTGTTTTTCCTGCTGCAGACGTTGATCAGATTGTGGGGGCTGGCTTTACGCCCCAGGAAGCTGGTGAGGCATTGAGGCATGCCAGTGGAAATGCAGACCTTGCGCTCCTCATTTTGCTGGCCAAGAATATAGTAGTCCCTACGTAA